The following proteins are co-located in the Deinococcus metallilatus genome:
- a CDS encoding cobyric acid synthase, whose protein sequence is MGRAIMIQGCTSHAGKSYLTAALCRALVQEGYRVAPFKAQNMSNNAGVTPAGLEMGRAQLVQARAARVVPDVRMNPVLLKPEADTRSQVVLLGRAHPELTALGWRERKAHLWPHVQAALHSLLDEYDVVVIEGAGSPAEVNLRSSDIVNMRVALEARAAVLLACDIDRGGAFAHLLGTWHCLTPGERACLKGFILNRFRGDPRLLAPAPEWLEEQTGVPTVGVVPLLDIPLPEEDGVSLPQGPPQRTGGEGFVAIARLPRVSNLDEFAPLGPLARWVSAPAELDGARAVILPGSKSTAADLAWLRATGLAGAVTRAAQAGLPVLGVCGGLQILGHTFGDPHGVEGGGEVPGLGLLDLHTELAADKTTRLTTCTDTETGLRLRGYEIHHGQTRSGPGVQELAPGLLWRRGNVRGTYLHGLLENPAYLERFLGWADLTPPAALDSLDARLDALADRVRASLDWDFVRGLL, encoded by the coding sequence ATGGGTAGGGCGATCATGATCCAGGGCTGCACCAGCCACGCGGGCAAGAGTTACCTGACGGCCGCCCTGTGCCGCGCGCTGGTGCAGGAGGGGTACCGCGTCGCGCCCTTCAAGGCCCAGAACATGAGCAACAATGCGGGCGTGACCCCGGCGGGGCTGGAGATGGGCCGCGCCCAGCTCGTGCAGGCGCGGGCGGCGCGGGTGGTGCCGGACGTGCGGATGAACCCGGTGCTGCTCAAGCCCGAGGCCGACACCCGCTCGCAGGTCGTGCTGCTGGGCCGCGCCCATCCCGAACTCACCGCGCTGGGTTGGCGCGAACGCAAGGCGCACCTGTGGCCGCACGTGCAGGCGGCCCTGCACAGCCTCCTCGACGAGTACGACGTGGTGGTGATCGAGGGGGCAGGCAGCCCCGCCGAGGTGAACCTCAGGAGCAGCGACATCGTGAACATGCGGGTGGCGCTGGAGGCGCGGGCCGCCGTGCTGCTCGCCTGCGACATCGACCGGGGCGGCGCCTTCGCCCACCTGCTCGGCACCTGGCACTGCCTGACGCCCGGGGAGCGCGCCTGCCTGAAAGGCTTCATCCTGAACCGCTTCCGGGGCGACCCGCGCCTGCTGGCCCCCGCGCCCGAATGGCTCGAAGAACAGACCGGCGTGCCGACGGTGGGCGTGGTGCCCCTGCTGGACATCCCGCTCCCCGAGGAGGACGGGGTGTCGCTGCCCCAGGGGCCGCCGCAGCGCACGGGTGGAGAAGGCTTCGTCGCCATCGCCCGCCTGCCGCGCGTCTCGAACCTGGACGAGTTCGCGCCGCTCGGCCCGCTGGCCCGCTGGGTGAGCGCCCCCGCCGAGCTGGACGGGGCGCGGGCGGTCATCCTGCCGGGAAGCAAGAGCACCGCCGCCGACCTCGCCTGGCTGCGGGCGACCGGGCTGGCGGGCGCGGTCACGCGGGCGGCGCAGGCGGGCCTGCCGGTGCTGGGCGTGTGCGGGGGCCTCCAGATACTGGGGCATACATTCGGTGACCCGCACGGCGTGGAGGGTGGGGGAGAGGTGCCGGGCCTGGGCCTGCTCGACCTCCACACCGAACTGGCCGCCGACAAGACCACCCGCCTCACGACCTGCACCGATACCGAGACGGGCCTGCGCCTGCGCGGGTACGAGATTCACCACGGGCAGACGCGCAGCGGCCCCGGCGTGCAGGAACTCGCGCCCGGGCTGCTGTGGCGGCGCGGCAACGTGCGCGGCACCTACCTGCACGGCCTGCTGGAGAACCCGGCGTACCTCGAACGCTTCCTGGGCTGGGCGGACCTGACCCCACCCGCCGCGCTGGACAGCCTGGATGCCCGCCTGGACGCGCTGGCCGACCGGGTCAGGGCCAGCCTGGACTGGGACTTCGTGCGGGGGCTGCTGTGA
- a CDS encoding carbon-nitrogen hydrolase family protein gives MSVLRVAAAAYPVDFHPGWAAYEAKVTAWVADAAGQGARLLVFPEYAALELVSLLPPELHHDILALRPALQAFVPDFAALHARLACQHGVGIVAGSLPVAQAGGYVNRAFVFGPDGRQSHQDKLLMTRFEAEEWQIGPGAGVRVFELPLGEAAVRFGVAICYDSEFPALARELAEGGAEVLVVPSFTGARAGYTRVRVGSMARALENQCYAVHAPLLADADWTYAVEQAVGQASLYAPADDGLPETGIVAEGGWNSPGWLIHDLDLALVRQVRADGHVLNWRDRHAAQTRPTRAEVVPLGRAAHA, from the coding sequence ATGAGCGTGTTGCGCGTGGCGGCGGCGGCCTACCCGGTGGACTTTCACCCCGGCTGGGCCGCCTACGAGGCCAAGGTGACGGCCTGGGTGGCGGACGCGGCGGGCCAGGGCGCGCGGCTGCTGGTGTTCCCGGAGTACGCGGCGCTGGAACTGGTGAGCCTGCTGCCGCCCGAACTGCACCACGACATTCTCGCCCTGCGGCCCGCGCTTCAGGCCTTCGTGCCGGACTTCGCGGCGCTGCACGCGCGCTTGGCCTGCCAGCATGGGGTGGGGATCGTGGCGGGCAGCCTCCCGGTCGCGCAGGCGGGGGGCTACGTGAACCGCGCGTTCGTGTTCGGCCCGGACGGCCGCCAGAGCCATCAGGACAAGCTGCTGATGACCCGCTTCGAGGCCGAGGAATGGCAGATCGGCCCCGGTGCGGGCGTGCGCGTGTTCGAGCTGCCGCTGGGAGAAGCGGCGGTCCGCTTCGGCGTCGCCATCTGTTACGACAGCGAGTTTCCGGCCCTGGCCCGCGAACTGGCCGAGGGCGGCGCGGAGGTGCTGGTCGTGCCGTCCTTTACCGGGGCGCGGGCGGGGTATACCCGCGTCCGGGTGGGCAGCATGGCCCGCGCCCTGGAAAACCAGTGCTACGCCGTCCACGCCCCGCTGCTGGCCGACGCCGACTGGACGTATGCCGTCGAGCAGGCCGTGGGCCAGGCCAGCCTGTACGCCCCCGCCGACGACGGCCTGCCCGAGACGGGCATCGTCGCGGAGGGCGGGTGGAACAGCCCCGGCTGGCTGATCCACGACCTCGACCTGGCGCTGGTCCGGCAGGTGCGGGCGGACGGGCACGTCCTGAACTGGCGCGACCGCCACGCCGCCCAGACCCGGCCCACCCGGGCGGAGGTCGTGCCGCTGGGCCGGGCCGCCCATGCCTGA
- the cobT gene encoding nicotinate-nucleotide--dimethylbenzimidazole phosphoribosyltransferase → MPLPLQPDLAALIAAVQPADAAAMQAARERQAQLTKPAGALGDLEDLAVRLAGVFGSARPDPRGVAVLVAAGDHGVAAGGVSAYPPEVTPAMVANFLADTPTGPGGAAVNAIARTVGARVYVMDAGVNADLPDHPALVRAARRRGTHDLRFGAAMSRPEAEALILAGAALARRAVEEGADLLVPGEMGIGNTTPAAALTARLLNLAPQAVTGRGTGVDDVTLRRKVEAVREALDRQGSDPADPLGVLADLGGFEIAAMLGMMLQAAALRRAVILDGFVEGSAALVGVALAPHLRDFLFPAGECAEVGHAAQLAHLGLKPLFRLGLRLGEGTGGVLAAPLLLSAAATLREMRTFAEAGVPGSGASSGVSGSGT, encoded by the coding sequence ATGCCCCTGCCCCTCCAGCCCGACCTCGCCGCCCTGATCGCCGCCGTTCAGCCCGCCGACGCCGCCGCTATGCAGGCCGCGCGTGAGCGGCAGGCGCAGCTCACCAAGCCCGCCGGGGCGCTGGGCGACCTGGAGGACCTGGCGGTGCGGCTGGCGGGCGTGTTCGGCAGCGCGCGGCCCGACCCGCGCGGCGTGGCCGTGCTGGTCGCGGCGGGGGATCACGGCGTCGCGGCGGGCGGCGTCAGCGCCTACCCGCCCGAGGTGACGCCCGCGATGGTGGCGAACTTCCTGGCGGACACCCCGACCGGGCCGGGCGGGGCCGCCGTGAACGCCATCGCCCGGACGGTCGGCGCGCGGGTCTATGTGATGGACGCGGGGGTGAACGCCGACCTGCCCGACCATCCCGCCCTGGTGCGGGCCGCGCGGCGCCGGGGCACCCACGACCTGCGCTTCGGGGCCGCCATGTCCCGCCCCGAGGCCGAGGCCCTGATCCTGGCAGGCGCGGCCCTGGCCCGCCGCGCGGTAGAGGAGGGCGCCGACCTGCTGGTTCCCGGCGAGATGGGCATCGGGAACACCACGCCCGCCGCCGCCCTCACCGCGCGGCTGCTGAACCTGGCCCCGCAAGCGGTGACGGGCCGGGGCACCGGCGTGGACGACGTGACCCTGCGGCGCAAGGTGGAGGCCGTGCGGGAGGCGCTGGACCGACAGGGGAGCGACCCCGCCGACCCCCTGGGCGTGCTGGCCGACCTGGGCGGCTTCGAGATCGCGGCGATGCTGGGCATGATGCTTCAGGCCGCCGCGCTGCGCCGTGCCGTCATTCTGGACGGCTTCGTGGAGGGGTCGGCGGCCCTGGTCGGTGTGGCCCTCGCGCCCCATCTGCGCGACTTCCTGTTCCCGGCGGGAGAGTGCGCCGAGGTCGGGCACGCGGCACAACTCGCCCACCTGGGCCTGAAGCCGCTGTTCCGCCTGGGCCTGCGGCTGGGCGAGGGCACCGGGGGTGTGCTGGCCGCGCCGCTGCTCCTCTCGGCGGCGGCGACCCTGCGCGAGATGCGGACTTTCGCGGAGGCGGGGGTGCCGGGGAGTGGGGCGTCGTCCGGAGTCAGCGGTTCCGGGACGTAG
- the cobU gene encoding bifunctional adenosylcobinamide kinase/adenosylcobinamide-phosphate guanylyltransferase: MSDCTGLLYVTGGARSGKSTFAERRAAASGQGVTYVATAQAFDAEMAARIARHRADRPPGWVTVEEPLNVPAAVQAAPTPTVLLDCLSLWVSNLLLADEPDEAVLARADALIAAARARPGLTVLVTNEVGFGIVPDNALARRYRDLLGWVNQRAAAASDEAWLLVSGLPLQLKPAPDPATTPR, from the coding sequence GTGAGCGACTGCACGGGCCTGCTCTACGTCACCGGGGGTGCCCGCAGCGGCAAGAGCACCTTTGCGGAACGCCGCGCCGCCGCGTCCGGCCAGGGCGTCACCTACGTTGCCACCGCGCAGGCGTTCGACGCCGAGATGGCCGCCCGCATCGCCCGTCACCGCGCGGACCGCCCGCCCGGCTGGGTCACGGTCGAGGAACCCCTGAACGTTCCGGCGGCGGTCCAGGCCGCCCCGACCCCGACGGTCCTCCTCGACTGCCTGAGCCTGTGGGTCAGCAACCTGCTGCTGGCGGACGAGCCGGATGAGGCAGTCCTGGCCCGCGCGGACGCGCTGATCGCCGCCGCCCGCGCCCGCCCCGGCCTGACGGTCCTCGTCACCAACGAGGTCGGCTTCGGTATTGTCCCCGACAATGCCCTCGCGCGCCGTTACCGCGACCTGCTGGGCTGGGTCAACCAGCGGGCCGCCGCCGCGAGCGACGAGGCCTGGCTGCTGGTGAGCGGTCTGCCGCTGCAACTCAAACCCGCGCCTGACCCGGCGACCACGCCCCGCTGA
- a CDS encoding GNAT family N-acetyltransferase has product MPEAPSVRVLTAADAPAYREVRLAGLQTDPLAFVTAADEFAARPASEIAGRLDPGAGVVTLGAFVDGTLVGILTVVREALPTLAHRANVVAVSVLPHARGQGCGDALLRAGIAQARTWPGVSSLHLAVVETQHAARRLYERHGFRHWGTRPDALHVEGRSLAEHWLWLDLTRQEA; this is encoded by the coding sequence ATGCCTGAGGCCCCCTCCGTCCGCGTCCTGACCGCCGCCGACGCGCCCGCCTACCGCGAGGTGCGGCTCGCGGGGCTGCAAACCGATCCGCTCGCGTTCGTCACGGCCGCCGACGAGTTCGCCGCGCGGCCCGCCTCCGAGATCGCCGGGCGCCTGGACCCGGGGGCGGGGGTGGTGACCCTGGGCGCGTTCGTGGACGGGACGCTGGTCGGCATCCTGACCGTCGTGCGCGAGGCGCTGCCCACGCTGGCGCACCGGGCGAATGTCGTGGCGGTGTCGGTCCTGCCCCACGCCCGCGGGCAGGGCTGCGGAGACGCCCTGCTGCGCGCGGGCATCGCGCAGGCCCGCACCTGGCCGGGAGTGTCCTCCCTGCACCTCGCGGTCGTGGAGACGCAGCACGCCGCCCGGCGCCTGTACGAGCGGCACGGGTTCCGGCACTGGGGCACCCGCCCCGACGCCCTGCACGTGGAGGGGCGTTCCCTGGCCGAGCACTGGCTGTGGCTGGACCTGACGCGGCAGGAGGCGTAG
- a CDS encoding phosphoribosylanthranilate isomerase: MTVRVKVCGTTSVHDALLSAGAGADALGFIFAPGSKRRVTPEVAREAGLAVGPVVARVGVFLNQGLDEVLRTAEAARMSAVQLHGDLSSLYVREVARYHPVLRVLRPADLGREDMLEGLSLPGVTPMLDAPEPGSGQPLDWAALRDLFPAGAWLAGGLGPANVAEAVRVLRPAGVDAVSRLEARAGVKDPEQVRAFVQAARRA, translated from the coding sequence ATGACCGTCCGCGTCAAGGTCTGCGGCACCACCTCCGTCCACGACGCCCTGCTCTCCGCCGGGGCGGGGGCCGACGCGCTGGGCTTCATCTTCGCGCCGGGCAGCAAGCGCCGGGTGACGCCGGAGGTCGCGCGGGAGGCTGGGCTGGCGGTGGGGCCGGTGGTGGCGCGGGTGGGCGTCTTTCTGAACCAGGGCCTGGACGAGGTGCTGCGGACCGCCGAGGCGGCGCGGATGAGTGCCGTCCAGCTCCACGGCGACCTGTCAAGTCTTTACGTGCGGGAGGTCGCCCGCTATCATCCCGTTCTGCGCGTTCTGCGTCCCGCTGACCTGGGGCGGGAGGACATGCTGGAAGGGCTGAGTCTCCCCGGCGTGACGCCCATGCTGGACGCTCCGGAGCCGGGGAGCGGGCAGCCGCTCGACTGGGCCGCGCTGCGGGACCTGTTCCCGGCGGGGGCCTGGCTGGCCGGAGGCCTGGGACCCGCCAATGTGGCGGAGGCAGTCCGGGTGCTGCGCCCGGCCGGGGTGGATGCCGTGAGCCGCCTGGAGGCCCGCGCGGGCGTGAAGGACCCCGAGCAGGTGCGGGCCTTCGTTCAGGCCGCAAGGCGCGCGTGA
- a CDS encoding metalloenzyme domain protein, translating into MPGLVWLALDGVGHPDDAPEGSVWEAELPTLRPLVDAGRALDATLGVPGLPQSGTGQACWLTGVDAVRRMGKPGRGEHFGPHPGPTLQGLLRAAALPGRLVRADGRAALANHYPPAYFAAQARRPRMGCFPFSFVAAGLGLNPPGLPPVPATLGLGYAEPWPEQTPLSEVARLGEALAGAAREQDLIVCDLWFGDHLGHRGRDLAPPDILRAGRAYLERVDALLSGLLNAGAPVVLSSDHGNLEDLRVKAHTLARVPFAGAGVDLGTPGNVVEGGRVIASWFGLPQNRVNDG; encoded by the coding sequence ATGCCCGGACTCGTATGGCTCGCGCTGGACGGCGTCGGCCACCCCGACGACGCGCCGGAAGGGTCCGTGTGGGAGGCGGAACTGCCGACGCTGCGCCCGCTGGTGGACGCCGGGCGGGCGCTGGACGCGACGCTGGGCGTGCCGGGGCTGCCGCAGTCGGGCACCGGGCAGGCGTGCTGGCTGACGGGGGTGGACGCCGTGCGGCGCATGGGTAAGCCGGGACGGGGGGAACACTTCGGGCCGCATCCGGGGCCAACCCTTCAGGGCCTCCTGCGGGCGGCGGCCTTGCCGGGGCGGCTGGTGCGGGCGGACGGGCGGGCCGCGCTGGCGAACCACTACCCACCCGCCTACTTCGCGGCGCAGGCCCGGCGGCCCCGAATGGGCTGCTTTCCCTTCTCGTTCGTGGCCGCCGGGCTGGGCCTGAACCCGCCGGGCCTGCCGCCCGTGCCCGCGACGCTGGGCCTGGGCTACGCCGAGCCCTGGCCGGAGCAGACGCCGCTCTCTGAGGTGGCGCGGCTCGGCGAGGCGCTGGCGGGAGCGGCCCGCGAGCAGGACCTGATCGTCTGCGACCTGTGGTTCGGGGATCACCTGGGACACCGGGGCCGTGACCTGGCGCCGCCCGATATCCTGCGGGCGGGCCGGGCCTACCTAGAGCGGGTGGACGCCCTGCTCAGCGGCCTGCTGAACGCGGGCGCCCCGGTCGTCCTGAGCAGCGACCACGGCAACCTGGAAGACCTGCGCGTGAAGGCGCATACCCTGGCCCGCGTCCCGTTCGCCGGGGCAGGCGTGGACCTCGGTACCCCCGGGAACGTGGTGGAGGGAGGCCGGGTCATCGCCAGTTGGTTCGGGTTGCCCCAGAACCGCGTCAACGACGGCTGA